One stretch of Ananas comosus cultivar F153 linkage group 6, ASM154086v1, whole genome shotgun sequence DNA includes these proteins:
- the LOC109711533 gene encoding alkylated DNA repair protein alkB homolog 8 isoform X1 → MLLNFASRFRSSRGVREIDSYSSSSSLQLSTFILLRRTICTIRMPTPDLNLSTNNSTNSNDEASCEDDVRAPSVQSTPDIEKNYVHRVYDAIAPHFSSTRFAKWPKVAEFLSSLKPGSVILDAGCGNGKYLGLNPDCFYIGCDISPPLIEICARRGHEVMVADAVNLPYRENFGDAAISIAVLHHLSTETRRRKAVEELIRVVRKGGLVLITVWAVEQEDESLLAKWTPLFNKYDDEWVDSSISLLRNQSNIKLESIPETAEDSGASKQVENRVKDVQENPDDKIVASPSVPSADNGCSITQQEYFVPWHLPFHRAEIGGASASALENGLAKKDDKKGAIVYNRYYHVFAEGELQRLVSGVENTAIVDQFYDKSNWCIVLEKI, encoded by the exons ATGCTTCTTAATTTTGCAAGTAGGTTTAGATCTTCTCGTGGAGTCCGAGAAATCGATTCATATAGCTCAAGTTCATCACTGCAACTGAGTACATTTATATTATTGCGGAGAACCATTTGCACTATTAGAATGCCCACTCCAGATCTCAATCTTAGCACCAATAACTCTACAAACTCAAATGATGAGGCATCTTGTGAGGACGATGTGCGCGCGCCGAGTGTCCAATCCACTCCCGACATCGAAAAGAATTACGTGCACCGTGTTTACGATGCCATCGCTCCGCATTTCAGCTCCACCCGGTTCGCCAAGTGGCCGAAAGTAGCCGAATTCTTGAGCTCCTTGAAACCTGGTTCGGTCATTTTAGATGCGGGCTGTGGGAACGGAAAGTACCTGGGACTGAACCCTGATTGCTTCTACATTGGCTGCGACATAAGCCCTCCCCTCATCGAGATTTGCGCGAGAAGAGGGCACGAAGTAATGGTCGCCGATGCTGTTAACCTTCCTTACAGAGAGAATTTTGGCGATGCGGCGATTTCCATTGCGGTGTTACATCATCTGAGTACCGAAACGAGGCGGAGGAAGGCCGTAGAGGAGTTGATTCGGGTGGTTCGGAAAGGCGGTCTTGTTTTGATCACGGTGTGGGCTGTTGAACAGGAGGACGAGTCGTTGCTCGCTAAGTGGACTCCTCTTTTTAACAAGTATGATGACGAGTGGGTGGATAGTAGCATTTCTCTGCTTagaaaccaatcaaatatcaaGTTAGAGAGCATTCCAGAGACCGCTGAAGATTCAGGTGCATCAAAGCAGGTAGAGAATCGAGTAAAAGATGTTCAAGAAAACCCAGATGATAAAATTGTGGCATCGCCTTCAGTTCCTTCTGCGGACAATGGGTGTAGTATAACTCAGCAAGAATACTTTGTTCCTTGGCACCTGCCATTCCATCGTGCTGAGATTGGCGGTGCATCAGCTTCTGCTCTGGAAAATGGGCTCGCGAAGAAAGATGATAAGAAGGGGGCGATAGTGTACAACCGCTATTACCATGTTTTTGCTGAAGGGGAACTCCAAAG GTTAGTTTCCGGCGTAGAAAATACGGCCATAGTTGACCAATTCTATGACAAATCCAACTGGTGTATTGTTCTTGAGAAGATTTGA
- the LOC109711533 gene encoding alkylated DNA repair protein alkB homolog 8 isoform X2, with protein sequence MPTPDLNLSTNNSTNSNDEASCEDDVRAPSVQSTPDIEKNYVHRVYDAIAPHFSSTRFAKWPKVAEFLSSLKPGSVILDAGCGNGKYLGLNPDCFYIGCDISPPLIEICARRGHEVMVADAVNLPYRENFGDAAISIAVLHHLSTETRRRKAVEELIRVVRKGGLVLITVWAVEQEDESLLAKWTPLFNKYDDEWVDSSISLLRNQSNIKLESIPETAEDSGASKQVENRVKDVQENPDDKIVASPSVPSADNGCSITQQEYFVPWHLPFHRAEIGGASASALENGLAKKDDKKGAIVYNRYYHVFAEGELQRLVSGVENTAIVDQFYDKSNWCIVLEKI encoded by the exons ATGCCCACTCCAGATCTCAATCTTAGCACCAATAACTCTACAAACTCAAATGATGAGGCATCTTGTGAGGACGATGTGCGCGCGCCGAGTGTCCAATCCACTCCCGACATCGAAAAGAATTACGTGCACCGTGTTTACGATGCCATCGCTCCGCATTTCAGCTCCACCCGGTTCGCCAAGTGGCCGAAAGTAGCCGAATTCTTGAGCTCCTTGAAACCTGGTTCGGTCATTTTAGATGCGGGCTGTGGGAACGGAAAGTACCTGGGACTGAACCCTGATTGCTTCTACATTGGCTGCGACATAAGCCCTCCCCTCATCGAGATTTGCGCGAGAAGAGGGCACGAAGTAATGGTCGCCGATGCTGTTAACCTTCCTTACAGAGAGAATTTTGGCGATGCGGCGATTTCCATTGCGGTGTTACATCATCTGAGTACCGAAACGAGGCGGAGGAAGGCCGTAGAGGAGTTGATTCGGGTGGTTCGGAAAGGCGGTCTTGTTTTGATCACGGTGTGGGCTGTTGAACAGGAGGACGAGTCGTTGCTCGCTAAGTGGACTCCTCTTTTTAACAAGTATGATGACGAGTGGGTGGATAGTAGCATTTCTCTGCTTagaaaccaatcaaatatcaaGTTAGAGAGCATTCCAGAGACCGCTGAAGATTCAGGTGCATCAAAGCAGGTAGAGAATCGAGTAAAAGATGTTCAAGAAAACCCAGATGATAAAATTGTGGCATCGCCTTCAGTTCCTTCTGCGGACAATGGGTGTAGTATAACTCAGCAAGAATACTTTGTTCCTTGGCACCTGCCATTCCATCGTGCTGAGATTGGCGGTGCATCAGCTTCTGCTCTGGAAAATGGGCTCGCGAAGAAAGATGATAAGAAGGGGGCGATAGTGTACAACCGCTATTACCATGTTTTTGCTGAAGGGGAACTCCAAAG GTTAGTTTCCGGCGTAGAAAATACGGCCATAGTTGACCAATTCTATGACAAATCCAACTGGTGTATTGTTCTTGAGAAGATTTGA
- the LOC109711534 gene encoding uncharacterized protein LOC109711534, whose protein sequence is MEIVIPSSALPRSTLSCAGEHPRSTLTCAAELLGATPKAHLPPTEPLYLMPEFQSAGRKSSKSEPADAEEEDGDEDGDGEEGGDFGEGEEDVSEEEGEGHENPNNNSGKKNPGGDAGGEENGEEEEEEPDDQEDGDDDDDDDNDDNDDDDDDDDDDGGEEEEEVVEEDDDQENEEEEDDDEEAIQPPKKRKK, encoded by the exons ATGGAGATCGTGATCCCATCATCAGCGCTCCCCCGGTCCACGCTATCCTGCGCCGGAGAGCACCCCCGGTCCACGCTAACCTGCGCCGCGGAGCTCCTCGGCGCCACTCCCAAAGCTCATCTCCCCCCAACG GAGCCACTCTATTTGATGCCGGAGTTCCAATCTGCTGGAAGGAAAAGCAGCAAGTCCGAGCCTGCAGATGCTGAGGAAGAGGACGGCGACGAGGACGGGGATGGCGAAGAGGGCGGTGACTTTGGAGAGGGCGAAGAGGATGTCTCGGAGGAAGAAGGGGAAGGGCACGAGAACCCGAACAACAACAGCGGGAAGAAGAACCCGGGCGGTGACGCCGGTGGCGAGGAGAACggtgaggaagaggaggaagagccCGATGATCAGGAAGAtggtgacgacgacgacgatgacgacaaTGACGACaatgacgacgacgatgacgacgacgatgacgacgggggcgaggaggaggaagaggtggTAGAGGAGGATGATGATCAGGAGAAcgaggaagaggaggacgaTGACGAGGAAGCGATTCAGCCcccgaagaagaggaagaagtga
- the LOC109711532 gene encoding UBP1-associated protein 2B-like, protein MATKKRKVDQEDDLLSAPNHHDSSDHKTPRQTLYFPIPDDAPAAAGDGDGDGDDYAGAEEEDEDLGKLLEPFPREQLISLLRSAAARDPRTLDEILSAADADPAHRKLFVHGLGWETTSEGLRAAFARYGEIEDCRVIVDKPSGRSKGYGFVQFRHRSSASRALREPQKLIDNRMTACQLASTGPTPHGHQQHNPSPNPLPNPSHSPNPNPNPSTTYSDNLPRKIYVANVHADIDGTRLYNFFAKFGEIEEGPLGFDRQTGKAKGFALFVYKTLEGAQKALEEPIKNFEGHLLQCQRATDGRNKAASGPMINPSGNEVVAAMNMPQSIAAYNGVVGMGGMTPDMGLAQQTALLNQGFLGMGAPQAFVQGMQPNAAMLAMLAAAGQNPAAFGFNPAVLASLNPAFAAAALGAGAQPTMAPSAVTQTSPIQGLGVGSIGYQTAGFQGGPPGFQGPSVLQGPPGFQGPPGYQGTTPVTQQGGAAGTAGVAPYQAGPAGQAQMPRPPIGHMGGYGQQH, encoded by the coding sequence ATGGCGACGAAGAAGCGCAAGGTCGATCAGGAGGACGATCTCCTCTCCGCTCCCAACCACCATGATTCCTCCGACCACAAGACCCCGCGCCAAACTCTGTACTTCCCCATCCCCGACGACGCgcccgcggcggcgggggacggcgacggcgacggcgacgactaCGCCGGCgctgaggaggaggacgaggacctGGGGAAGCTCCTGGAGCCGTTCCCGCGGGAACAGCTCATCTCCCTCCTCCGCTCCGCCGCGGCGCGCGACCCCCGTACGCTCGACGAGATCCTGagcgccgccgacgccgatcCCGCCCACCGCAAGCTCTTCGTCCACGGCCTTGGGTGGGAGACCACCTCCGAGGGGCTCCGCGCTGCGTTCGCCCGATACGGCGAGATCGAGGATTGCCGCGTCATCGTCGACAAGCCCTCCGGCCGATCGAAGGGCTACGGCTTCGTCCAGTTCCGCCACCGGAGCTCCGCGAGCCGCGCCCTCCGCGAACCCCAGAAGCTCATCGACAACCGCATGACCGCGTGCCAGCTCGCCTCCACCGGACCCACCCCCCACGGTCACCAGCAACATAACCCTAGCCCCAATCCTCTCCCGAACCCTAGCCatagccctaaccctaaccctaatcctagcACTACCTACTCGGACAACCTTCCCAGGAAGATCTACGTCGCGAACGTCCATGCCGACATTGATGGCACTCGTCTCTACAACTTCTTCGCGAAGTTTGGCGAGATCGAGGAGGGCCCCTTAGGGTTTGATCGCCAAACAGGTAAGGCCAAGGGCTTCGCGCTCTTCGTGTACAAGACATTGGAGGGCGCGCAAAAAGCCCTTGAGGAGCCTATCAAGAACTTTGAAGGCCACTTGCTCCAATGCCAGAGGGCGACCGATGGTAGGAACAAGGCGGCGTCAGGCCCTATGATAAACCCCTCTGGTAATGAGGTAGTAGCTGCTATGAACATGCCACAGAGCATCGCAGCTTACAACGGCGTAGTCGGCATGGGTGGTATGACCCCTGACATGGGATTGGCCCAGCAAACTGCGTTGTTGAACCAGGGTTTTTTGGGGATGGGTGCTCCCCAAGCCTTTGTGCAGGGGATGCAACCGAATGCGGCAATGCTCGCCATGCTGGCGGCGGCCGGGCAGAATCCGGCTGCTTTTGGCTTCAATCCAGCGGTGCTTGCGTCGCTGAACCCTgcttttgctgctgctgcattGGGTGCTGGGGCCCAGCCAACTATGGCACCTTCCGCTGTTACGCAGACATCACCAATTCAGGGTTTAGGGGTTGGGAGCATTGGTTACCAGACTGCAGGGTTTCAGGGAGGACCTCCTGGGTTTCAGGGCCCTTCTGTCTTGCAAGGGCCTCCGGGGTTTCAGGGTCCTCCTGGATACCAAGGCACTACGCCGGTGACTCAGCAGGGAGGAGCTGCTGGCACCGCCGGTGTTGCTCCTTATCAGGCCGGACCTGCGGGGCAGGCCCAGATGCCAAGACCGCCTATTGGACATATGGGTGGCTATGGGCAACAACATTAG